The following are encoded in a window of Pseudomonas sp. JQ170C genomic DNA:
- a CDS encoding BCCT family transporter — protein sequence MSFNRVDRSIFGVSLGLIVLVSFPLALYPKEGESFVKAVFAFVSNTFGSLYLIGGLATVLFLMWISFSRFGNIRLGKGAPEFSAFSWTSMVFSAGIGTGVLYWGAVEWAYHIQSPPMGLTPRSNSAIEMAGAYGIFHWGITGWAFFALATLPIAYCYYLRKRYVYRISEACRGLLGDWVDGPVGKAIDIFFVLGLLAAAGTSLGLGTPLIAACMHHLFGFERGIGLNIAIISVVTALFAWSVCYRLDRGIKKSSDWSVILALLLLAYVFVVGPTQFIMDMSVTSAGLMMQEFLRMSTWADPVGHSGFPQSWTVFYWAWWLVLAPALGLFVTRISRGRTLRQVILGMLFYGSSGCALFYMILGNYALNLELTGALNVTGLIKEVGAEQAIVQVIATLPGGKWVVAAFAIVAVIFLATLFNSKSYILASATIDRLVEGEEPPRSQRLIWAVALSLLPIALMVVGGLESLQIAATVGALPILFILLIMTLSFVRQLRMDEEQLKQFDYASIGLEDEQYTPPPEVASIARTEAV from the coding sequence ATGAGTTTCAATCGCGTGGATCGATCAATATTTGGCGTCTCACTTGGCCTCATTGTGCTGGTGAGTTTTCCCTTGGCACTCTATCCGAAGGAAGGAGAATCCTTCGTCAAAGCAGTCTTTGCCTTTGTCAGCAATACCTTTGGCAGCCTTTATCTTATCGGCGGCCTGGCGACTGTCCTGTTCCTCATGTGGATCTCGTTCAGCCGTTTTGGCAACATCCGCCTCGGCAAGGGAGCCCCCGAGTTCTCAGCCTTCAGTTGGACTTCCATGGTGTTCTCTGCCGGTATCGGGACTGGCGTGCTGTACTGGGGCGCAGTGGAGTGGGCTTACCATATCCAGTCGCCGCCGATGGGGCTGACACCTCGCTCCAATTCGGCCATCGAGATGGCCGGTGCCTATGGCATTTTCCACTGGGGCATCACCGGTTGGGCGTTCTTTGCACTGGCCACCTTGCCGATTGCTTACTGCTACTACCTGCGCAAACGCTATGTATACCGAATCAGCGAGGCATGCCGGGGACTGCTGGGTGACTGGGTCGACGGGCCGGTGGGTAAAGCCATCGACATCTTCTTCGTACTCGGGCTTCTGGCCGCAGCCGGCACTTCGCTGGGGCTTGGCACACCGCTGATCGCCGCCTGCATGCACCACCTGTTCGGCTTTGAGCGGGGTATCGGCCTGAACATCGCGATCATTTCCGTCGTGACCGCGCTGTTCGCATGGAGTGTCTGCTATCGACTGGACCGCGGAATCAAGAAATCTTCGGATTGGAGCGTGATCCTGGCGCTGTTGCTCCTGGCCTACGTCTTTGTCGTCGGGCCTACCCAATTCATCATGGACATGTCGGTGACGAGCGCTGGGCTGATGATGCAGGAATTCCTGCGCATGAGTACCTGGGCCGACCCCGTTGGGCATAGCGGCTTCCCACAGTCCTGGACAGTGTTCTACTGGGCCTGGTGGCTTGTGTTGGCGCCCGCGCTTGGGCTGTTTGTCACGCGCATTTCCCGCGGACGCACGCTGCGCCAGGTGATTCTGGGCATGCTGTTCTATGGAAGCTCGGGTTGTGCGTTGTTCTACATGATTCTGGGTAACTACGCGCTGAACCTGGAATTGACCGGTGCCCTCAATGTGACTGGCCTGATCAAGGAAGTCGGTGCCGAGCAAGCCATCGTCCAGGTCATCGCCACACTGCCAGGCGGCAAATGGGTCGTCGCGGCGTTTGCGATCGTTGCGGTGATCTTCCTGGCCACACTGTTCAACTCCAAGTCCTACATCCTGGCCTCGGCCACCATCGACAGGCTGGTCGAGGGCGAAGAGCCACCTCGGTCGCAACGCCTGATCTGGGCGGTGGCGCTGTCGTTGCTGCCGATAGCCTTGATGGTGGTTGGAGGGTTGGAGTCACTGCAGATCGCCGCGACGGTGGGGGCGTTGCCGATCCTGTTCATCCTGCTGATCATGACACTGTCCTTCGTGCGCCAGTTACGCATGGACGAGGAGCAACTGAAGCAGTTCGACTATGCCTCCATCGGCCTTGAGGACGAGCAGTACACGCCACCTCCTGAAGTCGCCTCCATCGCTCGCACCGAGGCCGTTTGA
- a CDS encoding LysR substrate-binding domain-containing protein, with product MASYTLRQLKYFVSTVDCGSVAEASRKLYITQPSISSAIKGLEEAFNVQLFIRHHAQGLALTPSGARFHRKAEQLLRMAYEFEQNALAENDVVAGTVDVGCFESIAPLFMPRLIAGFRERYPGVTIRLRDGEQQELMRGLTAGSYDLAILYDWDLDTTIESTPLLTGQLPYALLPANHRFACQPRVSLRDLVHEPMILLDIQPSSTYFVSLFDRLGLLPNIAFSSPSIEMVRGMVGHGFGFTLLVTRPFSDTTYDGKPVTAVAIAETVDCPTLAAAWPKRSQLTKPAQLFVDYCHECLNGGLQESLKAQ from the coding sequence GTGGCCTCCTATACCTTGCGACAACTTAAGTATTTCGTGAGCACAGTCGACTGTGGAAGCGTTGCCGAAGCCTCCCGCAAGCTGTACATAACCCAGCCCTCCATCTCAAGCGCCATCAAGGGACTGGAGGAAGCGTTCAATGTCCAGTTGTTCATTCGCCACCACGCCCAAGGCCTGGCGCTTACCCCTTCAGGCGCGCGTTTCCATCGCAAGGCCGAACAGTTGCTGCGCATGGCATATGAGTTCGAGCAGAACGCTCTGGCGGAAAACGATGTGGTGGCCGGCACCGTGGATGTTGGTTGCTTCGAGAGCATCGCGCCGCTGTTCATGCCGCGACTCATTGCCGGTTTCCGCGAACGCTATCCAGGCGTCACGATTCGCCTACGCGATGGAGAACAGCAGGAGTTGATGCGCGGCCTCACCGCAGGCAGCTATGACCTGGCGATACTGTATGACTGGGACCTGGACACGACCATCGAGTCCACGCCACTGCTGACGGGCCAACTCCCCTATGCTCTGCTGCCCGCCAATCACCGCTTTGCCTGTCAGCCCCGTGTCTCGTTGCGCGACCTCGTTCATGAGCCCATGATCCTGCTGGACATCCAGCCCAGCTCGACCTATTTCGTCAGTCTGTTCGATAGGCTTGGGCTGCTTCCAAACATTGCCTTCAGCTCACCCTCCATTGAGATGGTGCGAGGTATGGTGGGGCACGGGTTCGGCTTTACCCTGCTGGTTACAAGACCCTTTTCCGACACTACCTATGACGGCAAACCCGTCACTGCCGTGGCAATTGCCGAGACGGTGGATTGCCCAACGCTCGCCGCCGCCTGGCCAAAACGCTCTCAACTGACCAAACCGGCGCAACTGTTCGTCGATTACTGTCATGAGTGTCTGAACGGCGGCCTTCAGGAAAGTCTCAAGGCGCAGTGA